A stretch of the Candidatus Aegiribacteria sp. genome encodes the following:
- a CDS encoding metallophosphoesterase, translated as MRIFAIGDLHLSHSSGKPMDIFGDHWKNHHLRIEKNWRELITEEDLVLLPGDLSWAMTLDEAEEDLIWLESLPGRKIITKGNHDYWWSSISGVKKRLTPGIIPLQHTAFDCEIAVITGTRGWITPLSEDYLKERDEKIYNRELGRLKMALESTAEFRKAGKPLIVMLHYPPVVCGESTEFSEMLSNEGVELCIYGHIHNSPGQWAEGLDTETGGVKYRLVSADYLDFRPLRISV; from the coding sequence ATTTTCGGGGATCATTGGAAGAATCATCATCTGCGTATTGAGAAGAACTGGAGAGAACTGATTACGGAAGAGGATCTGGTGCTTCTGCCCGGAGACCTCTCATGGGCCATGACACTTGACGAGGCCGAAGAGGATCTTATTTGGCTTGAAAGCCTTCCCGGAAGGAAAATAATTACGAAAGGCAACCATGATTACTGGTGGTCTTCCATATCAGGCGTAAAAAAAAGGCTGACTCCTGGTATAATACCTCTGCAGCATACCGCCTTTGATTGCGAAATCGCGGTTATTACGGGAACAAGGGGATGGATTACTCCTCTATCTGAAGATTATCTAAAAGAGAGGGATGAGAAAATCTACAATCGGGAACTGGGCAGGCTTAAAATGGCTCTGGAATCAACAGCGGAATTCAGAAAAGCGGGAAAACCGCTTATTGTAATGCTGCATTATCCTCCGGTTGTTTGCGGGGAGTCTACAGAATTTTCGGAGATGCTGTCCAATGAAGGTGTTGAACTTTGTATCTACGGTCATATTCATAATTCCCCCGGTCAGTGGGCCGAGGGGTTGGATACAGAAACAGGCGGCGTGAAGTACAGGCTGGTTTCAGCCGATTATCTTGATTTCAGACCGCTGAGGATTTCCGTCTAA